A region from the Bacteroidales bacterium genome encodes:
- a CDS encoding tyrosine--tRNA ligase, with the protein MNFIKELKWRGMIHDIMPGTKELLEKELTSAYVGIDPTADSLHIGHLVSVMMLKHFQLAGHKPIVLIGGATGMIGDPSGKSQERNLLDEKTLRHNQECLKKQLSKFLDFNSGKNNQAEMVNNYDWMKEYSFLDFIRDIGKHITVNYMIAKDSVKKRLSPDSKSGMSFTEFTYQLVQGTDFYYLYKEKNCKLQMGGSDQWGNIITGTELIRRKTGGEAFALTCPLITKSDGGKFGKTEEGNVWLDPKLTSPYKFYQFWLNVSDEDAEKYVKIFTILSKKDIDDLINEHNKAPHARILQKRLAKEVTIMVHSEKELNAAIEASQILFGKGTHEMLGKIDEETFLSVFEGVPQFEIDGSIINNNINIFDLLTEKTSIFPSKGELRRTISGGGLSINKEKVTDLDINISKKFLLNNKYILVQKGKKNYFLIKTI; encoded by the coding sequence ATGAATTTTATTAAAGAGTTAAAATGGCGTGGAATGATCCACGATATTATGCCGGGTACAAAAGAACTGCTTGAAAAAGAATTAACATCTGCATATGTTGGTATTGACCCTACTGCCGATTCGTTACATATAGGACATTTGGTTTCTGTTATGATGTTAAAACATTTTCAGCTTGCAGGGCATAAACCTATAGTTTTAATCGGAGGAGCAACAGGAATGATTGGTGATCCTTCAGGAAAATCACAGGAAAGAAATCTGCTTGATGAAAAAACATTGAGACATAATCAGGAATGTTTAAAAAAACAATTGTCAAAATTCCTTGACTTTAATTCAGGCAAAAACAACCAGGCTGAAATGGTTAATAATTACGACTGGATGAAAGAATATAGTTTCCTCGACTTTATAAGAGATATCGGGAAACATATTACAGTAAATTATATGATAGCTAAAGATTCAGTAAAAAAAAGGTTAAGTCCTGATTCAAAATCAGGAATGTCATTTACTGAATTTACATATCAGTTAGTACAAGGCACTGATTTTTATTATTTATATAAAGAAAAAAACTGTAAACTTCAAATGGGTGGTTCCGATCAATGGGGAAATATTATTACAGGAACTGAATTAATTCGCCGAAAAACCGGAGGCGAAGCATTTGCTTTAACATGCCCGTTAATAACAAAATCTGATGGAGGTAAATTCGGAAAAACTGAGGAAGGAAATGTATGGCTTGACCCAAAATTGACTTCTCCTTATAAATTTTATCAGTTTTGGCTTAATGTTTCAGATGAAGATGCAGAAAAATATGTTAAAATATTTACTATCCTTTCAAAAAAAGATATTGACGATTTGATAAACGAACATAACAAAGCTCCTCATGCCAGAATATTACAAAAACGACTGGCAAAAGAAGTAACAATAATGGTACATTCCGAAAAAGAACTTAATGCTGCCATTGAAGCATCTCAAATATTGTTTGGCAAGGGTACTCATGAAATGCTTGGTAAAATTGATGAAGAAACTTTTCTTTCTGTTTTTGAAGGTGTTCCTCAATTTGAAATAGATGGTTCAATAATTAATAATAATATAAATATATTTGATTTACTTACAGAAAAAACAAGCATATTCCCATCAAAAGGAGAACTCAGAAGAACAATTTCAGGAGGAGGATTAAGCATAAATAAAGAAAAAGTTACTGATTTGGATATTAATATATCAAAAAAGTTTCTGTTAAATAACAAATATATTCTTGTTCAAAAAGGTAAGAAAAACTATTTTTTAATTAAAACTATTTAG
- a CDS encoding DUF433 domain-containing protein, translated as MKNYLDRINLNPAICNGKPIIRNMRITVKTILEYLAAGESIKNILKAYPSLQKEDIIACFQFASAILDTNIPVSHLIDS; from the coding sequence ATGAAAAATTATTTAGATAGAATAAACTTAAATCCTGCAATATGTAACGGAAAGCCAATAATCAGGAATATGAGGATAACTGTTAAAACAATCCTTGAATATTTAGCAGCAGGGGAGTCTATTAAAAATATTTTAAAGGCTTATCCATCATTACAAAAAGAAGACATAATTGCCTGTTTTCAGTTTGCTTCTGCAATTCTTGACACAAATATCCCTGTTTCACATTTAATAGACTCTTGA
- a CDS encoding helix-turn-helix transcriptional regulator: MGIIIKQRVDELGISKAEFARRINTTSQNIYGIFKRKSIDTNLLIKISQVLNHNFFQYFTSSVIKVKEEKEMLNSNISIVDLSDKISNIENKLQIAQKEISLKDKIILLLEEKIGKSK, encoded by the coding sequence ATTGGTATAATAATAAAACAAAGAGTTGATGAATTAGGTATATCCAAAGCCGAATTTGCTCGCCGTATTAATACAACTTCTCAAAATATTTATGGAATTTTTAAAAGAAAATCAATTGACACTAATTTACTAATAAAAATATCTCAAGTATTAAATCATAATTTTTTTCAGTATTTTACTTCGTCAGTCATAAAAGTAAAGGAAGAAAAGGAGATGCTCAACTCTAATATTTCAATAGTTGATTTGTCTGATAAGATATCTAATATCGAGAATAAACTACAAATAGCTCAAAAAGAAATTTCTTTAAAGGACAAGATTATTTTATTATTGGAAGAAAAAATTGGAAAATCTAAATAA
- a CDS encoding helix-turn-helix transcriptional regulator, whose product MKYIRDKIGIKLLGKKIRQLRKQQKISQSQLAFESGIPRNQVVSIELGKINTGVSTIFVISKALNIHPKELLDFDYPLDFQE is encoded by the coding sequence GTGAAATATATCAGAGATAAAATAGGGATTAAGTTATTAGGAAAAAAAATCAGACAATTGCGAAAACAACAAAAAATTTCTCAAAGTCAATTAGCATTTGAATCGGGTATTCCCAGAAACCAAGTTGTAAGTATTGAGTTAGGAAAAATAAATACTGGAGTAAGTACTATTTTTGTTATTTCAAAAGCTTTAAATATCCACCCCAAAGAATTGTTAGATTTTGATTATCCTTTGGATTTTCAGGAATGA
- a CDS encoding GH3 auxin-responsive promoter family protein, translated as MPLLNSIISWLNVKRIYQIDLFKQYPFNVQQESLFKLIKTSENTEYGLKHDFKKIKTIKDFQKHVPLNDYESVKPYIIRLKQGEQNLLWPTEIKWFAKSSGTTSDKSKFIPVSKEALEDCHFRGGRDVLALYNDMYPNTTIFKGKGLTLGGSHQINKFSNQSYYGDLSAILIENLPFWTNFIKTPKPEIALIEEFEEKIDKIIKQTVNENVTNIAGVPSWTLVLIKSILEHTGKNNLLEIWPNLELFTHGGVSFDPYREQFKKLIPSEQMNYVETYNASEGFFAIQDDPNSSDMLLMLDYGIFYEFIPVENINEKNPKALAIDEVELNENYAIVISTNGGLWRYIIGDTVIFTSKFPYKIKISGRTKHFINAFGEELIIDNAEKALKTACQKTNAEITDYTAGPVFMSKDTSGAHQWLIEFSKPPKNMDYFIDLLDNALKSLNSDYEAKRYQDKVLGHPQIICLKSGIFYNWLKQKGKLGGQNKVPRLANNRKYIEELLLIAEKF; from the coding sequence ATGCCTTTATTAAATTCAATAATATCCTGGTTAAATGTAAAACGGATATATCAAATAGATTTATTTAAGCAATATCCTTTTAATGTTCAACAAGAAAGTTTGTTTAAACTTATAAAAACATCTGAAAATACTGAATATGGTTTAAAACATGATTTTAAAAAAATCAAAACAATTAAAGATTTTCAAAAACATGTTCCTTTAAATGATTATGAATCTGTTAAACCATATATAATACGTTTAAAACAAGGAGAACAAAATCTTTTATGGCCAACTGAAATAAAATGGTTTGCAAAATCGTCAGGAACAACCAGTGATAAAAGCAAATTTATTCCTGTAAGTAAAGAAGCCCTTGAAGATTGTCATTTCAGGGGTGGAAGAGACGTTCTTGCTTTATATAATGATATGTATCCAAATACAACAATATTTAAAGGTAAAGGATTGACATTAGGGGGAAGCCATCAAATCAATAAATTTAGTAATCAATCGTATTATGGCGATCTTTCAGCAATACTTATTGAAAATCTTCCGTTTTGGACAAATTTTATTAAAACACCGAAACCAGAAATTGCATTAATAGAAGAATTTGAAGAAAAAATTGACAAAATCATTAAACAAACTGTTAATGAGAATGTTACAAACATTGCTGGTGTTCCTTCATGGACACTCGTTTTAATAAAAAGTATTCTTGAACACACAGGGAAAAATAATCTTTTGGAAATTTGGCCCAATCTTGAACTTTTTACACACGGCGGGGTTAGTTTTGATCCATACAGGGAACAATTCAAAAAACTTATTCCATCAGAACAAATGAATTATGTTGAAACATATAATGCTTCTGAAGGTTTTTTTGCAATACAAGATGATCCAAATTCTTCTGACATGTTGTTAATGTTAGATTACGGAATATTTTATGAATTTATTCCTGTTGAAAATATTAATGAAAAAAATCCCAAAGCCCTTGCAATTGACGAAGTAGAACTAAATGAAAATTATGCTATAGTTATTTCAACAAACGGAGGATTGTGGCGATACATTATTGGTGATACGGTTATTTTTACTTCAAAATTTCCTTATAAAATTAAAATATCAGGTAGAACAAAACATTTTATAAATGCTTTTGGTGAAGAATTAATCATTGATAATGCAGAAAAAGCACTAAAAACGGCTTGTCAAAAAACAAATGCTGAAATAACTGATTATACAGCAGGTCCTGTATTTATGAGTAAAGATACTTCGGGGGCACACCAATGGCTGATTGAATTTTCAAAACCACCCAAAAATATGGATTATTTTATTGATTTATTAGATAATGCATTGAAATCATTAAATTCTGATTATGAGGCTAAAAGATATCAGGATAAAGTGTTGGGACATCCACAGATAATTTGTTTAAAAAGTGGTATATTTTATAACTGGTTGAAACAAAAAGGTAAACTCGGTGGGCAAAATAAGGTGCCACGACTGGCAAATAACAGGAAATATATTGAAGAATTATTGTTAATAGCAGAAAAATTTTAA
- a CDS encoding peptidase domain-containing ABC transporter yields the protein MSFPFYKQLDAMDCGPACLRMIAKYYGKTYNLQTLRGRSFITREGVSMLGISDAAESIGMRTKGVRITFEQLENESPLPCIVHWKQNHFVVVYKIKKRSSLRGLKQKQYYTNKEITSPAVRNDDCNVYVADPGHGHVKYTKKEFLNCWLSTKKEGEDKGLCLLLEPAPDFYKTDDEKLNKSGFKFLFSYLKPHGKFITQLMLGMLLGSLLQLIFPFLTQSVVDFGINNQNLNFIYLVLIAQLVLTISRSTVDFIRSWILLHISTRINISLISDFLIKLMKLPIGFFDTKMIGDLMQRIQDHRRIESFLTSSSLNILFSFVNLVIFGIVLAIYSLKILAVFIIGSTIYILWINIFMKKRRTLDFKRFAQMSDNQSNIIQLITGMQEIKLNNCEKQKRWEWESIQAKLFKVNIKSLSLNQYQQAGSVLVNETKNIIITIIAATSVISGDMTLGMMLAVQYIIGQLNSPIDQMLGFFQSTQDAKISLERLGEIHNKDDEEDIDDTKISDIPVNENINISNLHFQYEGPHSEMVIDNIDIEVPASKITAIVGTSGSGKTTLVKLMLGFYPPVKGEIKLGETRLENFSNRSWRAKCGAVMQDGFIFSDTIAKNIAVSDEIIDKNKLLNAVKVANIQEFIDSLPLGYNTKIGQEGHGLSQGQKQRILIARAIYKNPEYLFFDEATNSLDANNEKVIMNNLDEFFKGKTVVIVAHRLSTVKNADQIVVLEKGKIVEQGTHKELTNKKGAYYNLVKNQLELGN from the coding sequence ATGAGCTTTCCCTTTTACAAACAATTAGACGCCATGGACTGCGGCCCCGCCTGCCTGCGCATGATAGCAAAGTATTATGGGAAAACATATAATTTACAAACTTTACGTGGCAGAAGTTTTATTACCCGCGAAGGTGTATCAATGCTTGGCATCAGCGATGCTGCCGAAAGTATTGGTATGCGTACAAAAGGAGTTAGAATAACTTTTGAGCAGCTTGAAAACGAATCTCCTTTGCCTTGTATTGTTCACTGGAAACAAAATCATTTTGTTGTTGTTTATAAAATAAAAAAACGCTCGTCATTGCGAGGGTTAAAACAGAAACAATACTATACAAATAAAGAGATTACTTCGCCTGCGGTTCGTAATGACGATTGTAATGTTTATGTTGCCGACCCGGGACATGGTCATGTAAAATATACAAAAAAAGAATTTCTCAATTGCTGGCTCAGTACAAAAAAAGAAGGAGAAGATAAAGGACTTTGTCTTTTATTAGAACCTGCCCCCGATTTTTATAAAACAGACGATGAAAAATTAAACAAGTCAGGCTTTAAATTTCTTTTCTCATATCTAAAGCCACATGGTAAGTTTATTACTCAATTAATGCTGGGTATGTTACTTGGAAGTTTGCTGCAACTTATTTTCCCCTTTCTTACACAATCGGTTGTTGATTTTGGTATTAATAATCAAAATCTGAATTTTATATATCTTGTACTAATTGCCCAGCTTGTATTAACCATTAGCCGTTCAACCGTTGACTTTATTCGCAGTTGGATACTTTTGCATATAAGCACCCGAATAAATATATCGCTTATTTCAGATTTCCTGATAAAATTAATGAAACTGCCCATAGGTTTTTTCGATACCAAGATGATTGGCGACCTTATGCAAAGAATACAAGACCACCGCCGTATTGAAAGTTTTCTTACCTCATCCTCGTTAAATATTTTATTTTCGTTTGTTAACCTTGTTATTTTTGGTATCGTGCTTGCAATTTACAGCTTAAAAATACTTGCTGTTTTTATTATCGGTAGTACAATATATATACTTTGGATAAATATCTTCATGAAAAAACGCAGGACTTTAGATTTTAAACGTTTTGCACAAATGTCTGATAACCAAAGTAATATAATACAATTAATTACGGGTATGCAGGAGATAAAGCTGAATAACTGCGAAAAACAGAAACGCTGGGAATGGGAAAGTATTCAGGCAAAATTATTTAAAGTAAATATTAAAAGTTTATCTCTTAATCAATATCAGCAAGCAGGTTCGGTATTAGTAAACGAAACAAAAAACATAATTATTACAATAATAGCAGCAACTTCAGTAATAAGTGGTGATATGACACTTGGTATGATGCTGGCGGTACAATATATTATCGGACAGTTAAATAGTCCTATCGACCAAATGTTAGGTTTTTTCCAGTCAACTCAGGATGCTAAAATAAGTCTTGAACGTCTTGGCGAAATCCACAACAAAGACGATGAAGAAGATATTGATGATACAAAAATTTCAGATATCCCTGTAAATGAAAATATTAACATATCAAATCTTCATTTTCAATACGAAGGTCCGCATTCCGAAATGGTAATAGATAACATAGACATAGAGGTTCCTGCAAGTAAAATTACTGCTATTGTAGGTACAAGCGGAAGCGGAAAAACTACACTTGTTAAACTTATGCTTGGTTTTTATCCGCCTGTAAAAGGAGAAATAAAACTCGGTGAAACAAGGCTTGAAAATTTCAGTAATCGTAGCTGGCGGGCAAAATGTGGTGCTGTAATGCAGGATGGTTTTATTTTTTCAGATACTATTGCAAAAAACATTGCAGTTAGCGATGAAATTATAGATAAAAATAAATTGTTAAATGCTGTTAAAGTTGCTAATATTCAAGAATTTATTGACAGTTTACCTTTAGGGTATAATACAAAAATAGGTCAGGAAGGACATGGTTTAAGTCAGGGACAAAAACAAAGGATATTAATAGCCCGTGCAATTTATAAAAACCCTGAATATTTATTTTTTGATGAGGCTACAAATTCACTTGATGCAAACAATGAAAAAGTGATTATGAATAACCTTGACGAATTTTTTAAAGGTAAAACAGTTGTTATTGTAGCTCACAGGTTAAGCACTGTTAAAAATGCCGACCAAATAGTAGTATTAGAAAAAGGAAAAATTGTTGAACAGGGAACTCATAAAGAATTAACTAACAAAAAAGGAGCATATTATAACTTAGTTAAAAATCAATTAGAACTTGGAAATTAG
- the gwsS gene encoding grasp-with-spasm system SPASM domain peptide maturase, whose amino-acid sequence MKIFYKLYADCIHVKGWRRSLIIDFLKHEYFFIPNILFDILTEYKDKSLKEIKKAFGNEHNEIIDEYFNYLIDKKLVFICEAHELDYFPDISIDWQFPSYITNAIIEYSNIDILKTVLFQLDKLFCKHIQLRFYTSINFHKLKDILLEVTKTSINSIELVLKYSQETSMNNLVEIAYSFPRLQKIIIFSSNDFLIKPMNKNQKTDIIFLKNIIDKDHCGYVSPEYFSTNLTFFSESKKYNTCLNRKASIDENGFIKNCPAIEKDYGNIKDITLKEAIEKPGFKDLWHIHKDKIEVCKDCEFRYMCTDCRVFIKDPKNIYSQPAKCNYNPYIAKWKGQEGYKTVEESIKEGITTK is encoded by the coding sequence ATGAAAATTTTTTATAAATTATATGCTGATTGCATACATGTAAAGGGATGGCGACGCAGTCTTATTATAGATTTTTTAAAACATGAATATTTTTTTATTCCAAATATTTTATTTGATATTTTAACTGAATATAAAGATAAATCTCTTAAAGAAATAAAGAAAGCTTTTGGTAATGAACATAATGAAATAATTGATGAATACTTTAATTATTTAATTGACAAAAAATTAGTATTTATTTGTGAAGCACATGAATTAGACTATTTTCCTGATATATCAATTGATTGGCAGTTTCCTTCATATATAACAAACGCTATAATTGAATATTCAAATATTGATATATTAAAAACTGTATTATTTCAGTTAGATAAACTTTTTTGTAAGCATATTCAGCTAAGATTTTATACTTCAATAAACTTTCATAAATTAAAAGATATTTTACTTGAAGTTACAAAAACAAGTATTAACTCAATTGAACTAGTATTAAAATATTCACAAGAAACTTCTATGAATAATTTAGTTGAAATTGCATATAGTTTTCCTAGACTACAGAAAATAATTATTTTTTCTTCAAATGATTTTTTAATTAAACCAATGAATAAAAATCAAAAAACAGATATTATTTTTTTAAAAAACATTATAGACAAAGATCATTGTGGATATGTTTCACCAGAATATTTTTCAACTAATTTGACATTTTTTTCAGAATCTAAAAAATACAATACTTGTTTAAATCGCAAAGCAAGTATAGATGAAAATGGTTTCATAAAAAACTGTCCAGCAATCGAAAAAGATTATGGCAATATAAAAGATATTACTTTAAAAGAAGCAATTGAAAAACCCGGATTTAAAGATTTATGGCACATTCATAAAGATAAAATTGAAGTATGTAAAGACTGTGAATTTAGATATATGTGTACTGATTGCAGAGTCTTTATTAAAGACCCAAAAAACATATATTCACAACCTGCCAAATGCAATTATAATCCATATATTGCTAAATGGAAAGGACAAGAGGGATATAAAACAGTTGAAGAAAGTATAAAAGAAGGAATTACTACAAAATGA
- the gwsG gene encoding grasp-with-spasm system ATP-grasp peptide maturase, protein MSIILIISKDFDPDVDSVIDHLHFLGKQIIRITPTTDFNFSYLNILSKRVGIDIELIVNNSHFKLSDIYSVWIRNGILPNLFGEYFKIPLDNIDKEIETFLNREWYILKEYIFHLIQIKKHVGNFFTGFPNKLMQLEYAQECGLSIPNTSVVTEKEVLKKYTKNKKYITKPIQEVFSYTEKKAYYVSRTGYINIPEPSISGLLFPTLIQKKIEKKHEIRTFFIDNEFYSCAIFSKENKNNSIDYRAGDITDIRSVPFRLPEDIRNKLCILMKRMQIDCGGIDMIYSTSNEFVFLEVNPVGIFQNVSELCNYNLEMKIAEKLI, encoded by the coding sequence ATGAGCATTATTCTTATTATATCTAAAGATTTTGACCCAGACGTTGATAGTGTTATTGACCATCTTCATTTCTTAGGAAAACAAATTATAAGAATAACACCTACAACTGATTTTAATTTTAGTTACTTAAATATTCTCTCAAAACGTGTGGGCATTGATATAGAATTAATTGTTAATAATAGCCATTTTAAATTATCTGATATATATTCCGTTTGGATACGAAATGGAATTCTTCCTAACTTATTTGGAGAATATTTTAAAATACCCCTAGATAATATAGATAAAGAAATAGAAACTTTTCTTAATAGAGAGTGGTATATATTGAAAGAATATATTTTTCATTTAATACAAATAAAAAAACATGTTGGTAATTTTTTTACAGGTTTTCCTAATAAATTAATGCAACTTGAATATGCACAAGAGTGCGGACTTTCAATTCCAAATACCAGTGTAGTTACTGAAAAAGAAGTATTAAAAAAATATACTAAAAATAAAAAATATATAACAAAACCTATACAAGAAGTATTTTCTTATACCGAAAAAAAGGCTTATTATGTTTCTCGAACTGGGTACATAAATATTCCTGAACCTTCAATATCAGGCTTGCTTTTCCCTACTTTAATACAAAAAAAAATAGAAAAAAAGCATGAAATAAGGACATTTTTTATTGATAATGAGTTCTATTCTTGTGCTATTTTTTCAAAAGAAAATAAAAATAATTCTATTGATTATAGGGCAGGAGATATTACTGATATTAGATCAGTTCCTTTCAGGTTGCCTGAAGATATTAGGAATAAGCTATGTATATTAATGAAACGAATGCAAATTGATTGTGGAGGTATTGATATGATTTATTCAACTTCAAATGAGTTTGTTTTTTTAGAAGTAAATCCTGTAGGTATTTTTCAAAATGTTTCTGAATTATGTAATTATAATCTGGAAATGAAAATTGCTGAGAAATTAATATGA
- a CDS encoding CvpA family protein, with translation MNFIDIIIIIPLLWSAYKGFSKGLIITVASLAALILGIFGAIKFSDFTSQYLIENFDFNPDYLPIISFALTFVLIVIGVHLIARLLDKLVKAVALGFLNRISGLIFGIIKTAFIISIILVVLNGFDKNLKFISPETKENSILYKPLSSFAPLIFPYLDFKNIKMDEEHKNKLGIDV, from the coding sequence ATGAATTTTATTGATATTATTATTATCATTCCATTATTATGGAGTGCATATAAAGGATTTTCAAAAGGACTTATAATTACTGTTGCATCGTTAGCTGCCCTGATATTAGGAATTTTCGGGGCAATTAAATTTTCAGATTTTACTAGTCAGTATCTTATTGAAAATTTTGACTTTAATCCTGATTATTTACCAATTATTTCGTTTGCATTAACTTTTGTTTTAATAGTTATTGGTGTTCATCTAATTGCACGATTGTTAGATAAACTTGTAAAAGCAGTAGCTCTTGGATTTTTAAACAGAATATCAGGCTTAATATTCGGAATTATAAAAACAGCTTTTATAATCAGCATTATTTTAGTTGTATTAAATGGATTTGATAAAAATCTGAAATTTATTTCACCTGAAACAAAAGAAAATTCAATTCTTTATAAACCATTATCAAGTTTTGCTCCGTTGATATTTCCATATTTGGATTTTAAGAATATTAAAATGGATGAAGAGCATAAAAACAAACTCGGCATTGATGTATAA
- a CDS encoding CoA pyrophosphatase has translation MYKAFIKKLEKSLKQELPGEKAQYKMAPLFRDKFPESFDKAKLSSVLILLFPDNGKLNLILIKRPEYKGYHSGQISFPGGKFEKSDNNLINTALREAYEEIGINSEKIKIIGTISNLFIPVSNMMVLPVVGYTTETPELFPNKNEVETILKVKLDDLMNHLNQSFFNINFNAHNIKAPCYKVNGHNIWGATAMILSEFLEIISKVK, from the coding sequence ATGTACAAAGCATTTATTAAAAAATTAGAAAAATCGTTAAAGCAAGAATTACCCGGTGAAAAAGCACAATACAAAATGGCTCCTTTATTCAGGGATAAATTTCCTGAGTCTTTTGATAAAGCAAAATTGAGCAGTGTGTTAATACTTTTATTTCCGGATAATGGCAAATTAAACTTAATATTAATTAAAAGACCTGAATATAAAGGTTATCATAGCGGACAGATAAGTTTTCCCGGTGGTAAATTTGAAAAAAGCGATAATAATCTTATAAATACAGCTCTTCGTGAAGCATATGAAGAAATTGGTATAAATAGTGAAAAAATAAAAATAATTGGTACAATATCAAATCTTTTTATTCCTGTAAGTAATATGATGGTCTTGCCTGTAGTTGGTTATACTACCGAAACTCCTGAATTATTTCCAAATAAAAATGAAGTTGAAACTATTTTAAAAGTAAAACTTGATGATTTGATGAACCATTTAAACCAATCCTTTTTTAATATTAATTTTAATGCTCATAATATTAAAGCACCATGCTATAAAGTTAATGGACATAATATCTGGGGAGCTACTGCAATGATATTAAGTGAATTTTTAGAAATTATAAGTAAAGTAAAATAA